A genomic segment from Malus domestica chromosome 05, GDT2T_hap1 encodes:
- the LOC114824780 gene encoding protein SHI RELATED SEQUENCE 3-like: protein MVRQGRGGREEEIMGSRCQDCGNQAKKECAYLRCRTCCKSKGFHCQTHVKSTWVPVYRRRHTHHQQLPSIDPQHPAHLHQGHSYNPKRPAAGHVITNPSSSGQDQQVNNFPAEVNSMATFRCVRVSSVEDTVNQHAYQTSVVIGGHVFKGILNDQGPNYTTAAGQSSSPQHVMNKQTSNFISAAASASNITASTSSAAADHQGPHHHQPPSSCPLIPFNAFMPGTQFFLNPK, encoded by the exons atggtgaggcaaggaagaggaggaagagaagaagaaataatgGGTTCCAGATGCCAAGACTGTGGGAATCAAGCTAAGAAGGAGTGTGCGTACTTGAGATGCAGGACTTGCTGTAAAAGCAAAGGATTTCACTGCCAAACTCACGTCAAGAGTACTTGGGTTCCTGTCTACAGAAGGCGCCATACTCATCACCAACAGCTTCCTTCTATTGATCCACAGCACCCAGCTCACCTTCATCAAGGGCACAGCTACAACCCTAAGAGGCCAGCAGCCGGACACGTCATCACCAATCCCTCTTCATCTG GGCAAGATCAACAGGTTAACAATTTTCCAGCAGAAGTGAATTCCATGGCCACTTTTCGGTGTGTTCGAGTGAGCTCCGTGGAGGATACGGTCAATCAGCACGCTTATCAGACAAGTGTGGTAATCGGAGGGCATGTATTCAAAGGTATACTCAATGATCAAGGCCCTAATTACACTACTGCAGCTGGCCAAAGCTCCAGCCCCCAGCATGTAATGAATAAGCAAACCAGCAATTTTATTAGTGCTGCTGCTTCTGCTTCGAATATTACTGCTTCTACTTCATCAGCTGCTGCAGATCATCAAGGGCCACATCATCATCAACCTCCTTCTTCATGTCCATTGATTCCCTTTAATGCTTTCATGCCTGGTACGCAATTTTTCCTTAACCCAAAATAA
- the LOC103445119 gene encoding uncharacterized protein: protein MDLGKLSSANSMDEQFEFLEIEDGEELLGLTHWEFIDASDADSEQNHHHHHRSDSEQTDKDEEANRFDRLIIGPASFSPSVPPPVADPIPAHRHRRPRLVRFVDVGLNLKLHSHWDDSGNEDEGHGEEEEEEEEDDDGYGLDDELVPLSVSDKLGRQRMRKLGKRMLPKMNKSKRSPYMVARAGCIRGKHGLGLKHIY, encoded by the coding sequence ATGGATTTGGGAAAACTTTCGAGTGCAAACTCCATGGACGAACAATTCGAATTCCTGGAAATCGAAGACGGAGAAGAACTCTTGGGTCTCACACACTGGGAATTCATCGACGCCTCCGATGCCGACTCAGAGcaaaaccaccaccaccaccaccgctcCGACTCCGAACAAACCGATAAAGACGAAGAAGCAAATCGGTTTGATAGGCTTATCATTGGGCCCGCTTCATTTTCCCCTTCGGTCCCTCCGCCGGTGGCCGATCCGATCCCCGCCCACCGTCATCGCCGCCCCCGTCTCGTCCGATTTGTGGATGTGGGTCTCAATCTCAAACTCCATAGCCATTGGGACGACAGCGGCAATGAGGATGAGGGCCAtggtgaggaggaggaggaggaggaggaggatgatgaTGGGTATGGATTAGACGACGAGCTGGTGCCGTTGTCAGTGAGCGACAAGTTGGGGCGGCAGAGGATGAGGAAATTGGGGAAGAGGATGTTACCGAAGATGAACAAATCGAAGCGGTCGCCGTACATGGTTGCGAGGGCTGGCTGCATTCGTGGGAAGCATGGCCTGGGATTGAAGCATATTTACTGA